The Prinia subflava isolate CZ2003 ecotype Zambia chromosome W unlocalized genomic scaffold, Cam_Psub_1.2 scaffold_51_NEW, whole genome shotgun sequence genome has a segment encoding these proteins:
- the LOC134565273 gene encoding LOW QUALITY PROTEIN: radial spoke head protein 6 homolog A-like (The sequence of the model RefSeq protein was modified relative to this genomic sequence to represent the inferred CDS: inserted 2 bases in 1 codon; substituted 1 base at 1 genomic stop codon) → MDQLPELDPSQEPKSADTQDAYEHGHGPYQPHKPGYGLDQPGYSPYEDAIPNPQARMLAIKNAKAYLLKTNMKYGLNLTDMIANILTKTLDEQPTNTVDIIENISKDVKWAQFWKKIDTLQDKHLIPPTFEAAEKCKALFVKEGGEEEHEEVEEEMGQPTLPNVMETAFYFEQVGIGLNKDESYYIFLAPKNLINVQPIQPCLFWDKILGLEMNYIIAEVHLWEGEEEEETGEEGEGPTVEGEXETGEAEEDEQKEKEAEPPKSTYKPSPEIPKEAKGTGTKKYVYFVCNNPGKPXVKLPPVTPAEIVCARKIKKFFPGRLNSPVVSFPPFPGNEANYLRTQIDRISAGTHVSPTGFYQFADEEKEEEGVDTYEENPEFEPPPVAEMVQSLAMWAHHVKGILKQGSCAWINPSQKSEKNDEEEEEEGEEQQEERGPPLLTLISEDEDLKDAFFCLHEASQNIFAFEWQNPKSGRKTQLIWTVLPQGYKGSPTLFGEQLTKYLESWEAPPGEGRLLQYVDDILIATTTEEECVAWMVSLLNFLGLQGYRVTKKKAQVVKQKVIYLGYEIFSGQRTLGRERIESICQTPKFQTIKELRTFLGMTGWCRLWIYNYRSLVKPLHVLIAKGSRDLQWTKEATQDFGQLKKALMSAPALGLPDVSKPFFLFSHEKQGIALGILAQDLGPYRRAVAYISKQLDAAAKGWPGCLRAVAAVVLNIQEALKFTLGQKMTVLVSHTVSSELETKGGHWLSPQWFLKYQATMVEQDDVESGD, encoded by the exons ATGGATCAGTTGCCAGAATTAGACCCTTCACAGGAACCAAAAAGTGCCGACACACAAGATGCCTATGAACATGGCCATGGCCCTTACCAGCCACACAAACCGGGTTATGGTCTTGACCAGCCCGGATACAGCCCATATGAGGATGCAATTCCCAATCCCCAAGCTCGGATGCTGGCAATCAAGAATGCAAAAGCCTATTTACTGAAGACCAACATGAAATATGGCCTGAACT tgaCAGATATGATCGCTAATATACTAACAAAGACCCTGGATGAACAGCCTACAAATACAGTAGACATAATTGAGAATATCAGCAAGGATGTGAAGTGGGctcagttttggaaaaaaattgacACTCTTCAAGACAAACATCTGATTCCTCCAACATTTGAAGCTGCAGAAAAGTGTAAAGCTTTGTTTGTCAAGGAAGGTGGAGAAGAAGAACATGAAGAAGTAGAAGAAGAGATG GGACAGCCCACTCTACCAAATGTGATGGAAACAGCCTTTTATTTTGAACAGGTTGGAATTGGCCTGAACAAAGATGAATCCTATTACATATTCCTTGCCCCTAAAAACCTAATTAATGTTCAACCAATCCAGCCCTGCCTCTTCTGGGACAAAATTTTGGGCCTGGAAATGAACTATATTATAGCTGAAGTACACTTatgggaaggggaagaggaggaagaaacaggagaggaaggagagggaccTACTGTGGAAGGAGA AGAGACGGGTGAGGCTGAAGAAGatgagcagaaagaaaaagaagctgaaCCACCAAAGTCCACCTATAAACCCTCACCTGAGATCCCAAAAGAAGCAAAAGGGACTGGGACTAAAAAATATGTCTATTTTGTCTGTAACAATCCAGGCAAACCCTAGGTGAAGTTGCCTCCAGTGACACCAGCCGAGATTGTCTGTGCCAGGAAAatcaagaaattcttccctggtCGGCTGAATTCTCCTGTTGTGagctttcctccttttcctggaAATGAGGCCAATTACCTGCGCACACAGATAGATCGAATCTCAGCAGGAACCCATGTCTCTCCCACTGGATTTTACCAGTTTgcagatgaggaaaaagaagaagaaggagtAGATACATATGAAGAAAACCCCGAGTTTGAGCCTCCTCCTGTCGCTGAAATGGTACAGTCCCTCGCCATGTGGGCACACCATGTCAAGGGCATTCTAAAGCAG GGTAGCTGTGCTTGGATTAATCCTTCtcaaaaatcagagaaaaatgacgaagaagaagaggaggagggggaagagcaACAGGAAGAAAGAGGACCACCCCTTCTTACTCTAATCTCTGAAGATGAAG ATTTGAAGGATGCCTTCTTTTGCCTCCATGAAGCCAGCcagaatatttttgcatttgaatggCAGAATCCCAAAAGCGGACGCAAAACTCAGCTCATATGGACCGTGCTTCCCCAAGGGTACAAAGGGAGCCCCACTTTGTTTGGAGAACAACTTACAAAATATTTGGAATCCTGGGAAGCTCCACCAGGAGAAGGGAGACTGTTGCAGTATGTGGATGACATCCTAATAGCTACCACAACAGAAGAAGAGTGTGTGGCCTGGATGGTAAGCCTCTTAAACTTTTTGGGGCTTCAGGGGTACAGAGTGACTAAGAAAAAGGCTCAGGTAGTGAAACAAAAGGTGATCTACCTGGGCTATGAGATCTTTTCTGGGCAACGGACTCTGGGGAGAGAACGCATAGAATCAATATGCCAAACCCCGAAATTCCAGACAATAAAAGAACTGAGAACCTTCCTGGGCATGACGGGATGGTGCAGACTATGGATTTACAACTACAGATCACTTGTGAAACCTTTGCATGTGCTCATTGCAAAAGGAAGCAGAGACCTCCAATGGACAAAGGAAGCCACACAGGACTTTGGTCAGCTGAAAAAGGCCCTCAtgtcagctccagctctgggactTCCAGATGTGAGTAAAccattctttctcttctctcacGAGAAACAGGGAATTGCCCTGGGAATACTGGCACAGGACCTGGGTCCATACAGAAGGGCAGTTGCTTATATTTCTAAGCAATTGGATGCAGCAGCAAAAGGATGGCCAGGTTGCCtcagggcagtggctgcagtggtgctgaACATTCAGGAAGCCCTTAAGTTCACCCTGGGCCAGAAAATGACTGTGCTGGTGTCTCATACAGTATCCTCAGAACTGGAAACAAAGGGAGGCCACTGGCTTTCCCCACAGTGGTTCCTGAAATACCAAGCTACCAtggtagaacaagatgatgtAGAGAGTGGTGACTAA